In a genomic window of Cynocephalus volans isolate mCynVol1 chromosome 1, mCynVol1.pri, whole genome shotgun sequence:
- the LAMP5 gene encoding lysosome-associated membrane glycoprotein 5 isoform X2, whose protein sequence is MDLPRRAIPSADRLRVILMLFYTVAHITAEQEVENLSGLSTNPEKDIFVVRENGTTCLMAEFEARFIVPYDVWDSNYVDESHNTSKGPEATWRLSKVQFVYDSSEKTHFKDSVSAGKHTVNSHHLSALVTPAGKSYKCQAQQFISLASSDPQKTVTMILSEVHIQPFDIISDFIFSEDHKCPVDEQEQLEENLPLILGLILGLVIVILLAIYHVHHKMTANQVQIPKDRSEYKHMG, encoded by the exons ATGGATCTCCCACGAAGAGCGATCCCCAGCGCCGACAGACTTCGAGTTATCCTGATGCTTTTCT ATACAGTGGCTCACATCACGGCAGAACAGGAAGTGGAAAATCTCTCAGGCCTTTCCACTAACCCTGAAAAAGATATATTTGTGGTGCGGGAAAACGGGACGACGTGTCTCATGGCAGAGTTTGAAGCCAGATTTATTGTGCCTTACGATGTGTGGGACAGCAATTACGTCGAT GAAAGCCACAACACGTCCAAAGGACCCGAGGCGACGTGGAGGCTGAGCAAGGTGCAGTTTGTCTATGACTCCTCGGAGAAGACCCACTTTAAAGATTCAGTCAGTG CTGGGAAGCACACGGTCAACTCGCATCACCTCTCTGCCTTGGTTACCCCAGCTGGGAAGTCCTACAAGTGTCAAGCTCAGCAGTTCATTTCACTGGCCTCCAGCGATCCGCAGAAGACAGTCACAATGATCTTGTcagaagtccacatccagcccttTGACATCATCTCAGATTTCATCTTCAGTGAAG ATCATAAATGCCCAGTGGATGAGCAGGAACAATTGGAAGAAAACTTGCCCCTAATTTTGGGGCTCATCTTGGGCCTCGTCATTGTGATATTGCTTGCGATTTACCATGTCCACCACAAAATGACTGCCAACCAGGTGCAGATCCCTAAGGACCGATCTGAGTATAAGCACATGGGCTAG
- the LAMP5 gene encoding lysosome-associated membrane glycoprotein 5 isoform X1 encodes MDLPRRAIPSADRLRVILMLFYTVAHITAEQEVENLSGLSTNPEKDIFVVRENGTTCLMAEFEARFIVPYDVWDSNYVDLITEQADIALTRGAEVNGRCGHNESELQVFWVDRAYALKMLFVKESHNTSKGPEATWRLSKVQFVYDSSEKTHFKDSVSAGKHTVNSHHLSALVTPAGKSYKCQAQQFISLASSDPQKTVTMILSEVHIQPFDIISDFIFSEDHKCPVDEQEQLEENLPLILGLILGLVIVILLAIYHVHHKMTANQVQIPKDRSEYKHMG; translated from the exons ATGGATCTCCCACGAAGAGCGATCCCCAGCGCCGACAGACTTCGAGTTATCCTGATGCTTTTCT ATACAGTGGCTCACATCACGGCAGAACAGGAAGTGGAAAATCTCTCAGGCCTTTCCACTAACCCTGAAAAAGATATATTTGTGGTGCGGGAAAACGGGACGACGTGTCTCATGGCAGAGTTTGAAGCCAGATTTATTGTGCCTTACGATGTGTGGGACAGCAATTACGTCGAT CTGATCACAGAACAGGCCGATATCGCGTTGACCCGGGGAGCTGAGGTGAATGGCCGCTGTGGCCACAACGAGTCGGAGCTGCAGGTGTTCTGGGTGGATCGCGCGTACGCGCTCAAAATGCTCTTTGTAAAG GAAAGCCACAACACGTCCAAAGGACCCGAGGCGACGTGGAGGCTGAGCAAGGTGCAGTTTGTCTATGACTCCTCGGAGAAGACCCACTTTAAAGATTCAGTCAGTG CTGGGAAGCACACGGTCAACTCGCATCACCTCTCTGCCTTGGTTACCCCAGCTGGGAAGTCCTACAAGTGTCAAGCTCAGCAGTTCATTTCACTGGCCTCCAGCGATCCGCAGAAGACAGTCACAATGATCTTGTcagaagtccacatccagcccttTGACATCATCTCAGATTTCATCTTCAGTGAAG ATCATAAATGCCCAGTGGATGAGCAGGAACAATTGGAAGAAAACTTGCCCCTAATTTTGGGGCTCATCTTGGGCCTCGTCATTGTGATATTGCTTGCGATTTACCATGTCCACCACAAAATGACTGCCAACCAGGTGCAGATCCCTAAGGACCGATCTGAGTATAAGCACATGGGCTAG